A window of the Streptomyces sp. JB150 genome harbors these coding sequences:
- the hrpB gene encoding ATP-dependent helicase HrpB, giving the protein MIRYDALDALPVRGALPALRDALEGPGAAVLVAPPGTGKSTLVPLALAGLLGDGPTRRVLVAEPRRIAARAAARRMAWLLGERVGESVGYTVRGERVVGRHARVEVVTTGVLLQRLQRDQELTGVDVVLLDECHERHLDADTAAAFLWDVREALRPELRLVAASATTDAEGWARLLGGAPVVEARGVSHPVETVWAPPPRPVRPSHGMRVDPALLTHVASVVRRALAERPGDVLCFLPGVGEIARVAAQLGDLGDVEVLQVHGRAPAAVQDAVLAPGARRRVVLATAVAESSLTVPGVRVVVDSGLAREPRVDHARGLSALTTVRASQAAGRQRAGRAGREAPGTVYRCWAEAEDARLPRFPAPEIQVADLTAFALQAACWGDPEASGLALLDPPPGGAMAAARRVLSAIGAVDESGRATARGVRLSRLGLHPRLGRALLDAAPLVGAGRAAEVVALLSEEPPHEYGDDLAGALRAARRGGDAYAGRWRAEVRRLRALAEEAGEDTDRAGAPDRGDGAPDRGDGGAGRAAAPGDRTSEGEDRLAGLVAALAYPERVARADGGSYLMVSGTRAEPDEGTALRGAPWIAVAVADRPVGRGHARVRLAAVVDEDIARRAAGALLTEGDEIRWADGDVVARRVERLGAVELAVRPPAEPAPALVRRALLDGLRREGFGLLRWSREAGVLRQRLAFLRLHLGEPWPDVSDDALHARVDEWLEPELGRARRRADLARIDAGACLARLLPWASGEAARLDELAPERITVPSGSAVRVDYADPERPVLAVKLQEMFGLQESPRVAGVPLLVHLLSPAGRPAAVTADLASFWKDGYRGVRAELRGRYPKHPWPEDPATAEPTRHTTARLRR; this is encoded by the coding sequence GTGATCCGTTACGACGCTCTGGACGCCCTGCCCGTGCGTGGTGCCCTGCCCGCGCTGCGCGACGCCCTGGAGGGGCCCGGCGCCGCCGTGCTGGTGGCGCCGCCCGGCACCGGCAAGTCGACGCTGGTGCCGCTGGCGCTGGCGGGGCTGCTGGGCGACGGGCCCACGCGGCGGGTGCTGGTCGCCGAGCCGCGGCGGATCGCCGCGCGGGCGGCGGCCCGGCGGATGGCGTGGCTGCTCGGTGAGCGGGTCGGCGAAAGCGTCGGCTACACGGTGCGCGGGGAGCGGGTCGTGGGGCGGCACGCGCGCGTGGAGGTCGTCACGACCGGTGTCCTGCTCCAGCGGCTGCAGCGTGACCAGGAGCTGACCGGGGTCGACGTGGTGCTGCTCGACGAGTGCCACGAGCGGCATCTGGACGCGGACACGGCGGCGGCCTTCCTGTGGGACGTACGCGAGGCCCTGCGGCCCGAGCTGCGGCTGGTGGCCGCGTCGGCGACGACCGACGCCGAGGGGTGGGCGCGGCTGCTGGGCGGGGCGCCCGTGGTCGAGGCGCGGGGCGTCTCCCATCCCGTGGAGACCGTCTGGGCGCCGCCTCCCCGGCCGGTGCGGCCGTCGCACGGGATGCGGGTGGACCCGGCGCTGCTGACGCACGTGGCGTCGGTGGTGCGCCGGGCGCTGGCCGAGCGGCCGGGGGACGTCCTGTGCTTCCTGCCCGGCGTCGGCGAGATCGCGCGGGTCGCCGCGCAACTGGGGGATCTCGGGGACGTCGAGGTGCTCCAGGTGCACGGACGGGCGCCGGCGGCGGTGCAGGACGCGGTGCTGGCGCCGGGCGCGCGTCGCCGCGTGGTGCTGGCGACGGCGGTGGCGGAGTCCTCGCTGACGGTCCCGGGCGTGCGGGTGGTCGTCGACTCCGGGCTCGCGCGGGAGCCGCGCGTGGACCACGCGCGGGGGCTGAGCGCGCTGACGACGGTACGGGCCTCGCAGGCGGCGGGGCGGCAGCGGGCCGGGCGGGCCGGACGTGAGGCGCCGGGCACGGTGTACCGCTGCTGGGCGGAGGCCGAGGATGCGCGTCTGCCGCGGTTCCCGGCCCCGGAGATCCAGGTGGCCGACCTGACGGCGTTCGCGCTCCAGGCGGCCTGCTGGGGCGATCCGGAGGCGAGCGGGCTGGCGCTGCTCGACCCGCCGCCGGGCGGGGCGATGGCGGCCGCGCGGCGCGTGCTGTCGGCGATCGGCGCGGTGGACGAGAGCGGGCGGGCCACCGCGCGGGGCGTCCGGCTGTCCCGCCTGGGTCTGCATCCCCGGCTGGGCCGGGCGCTGCTGGACGCCGCCCCGCTCGTGGGCGCGGGGCGGGCCGCCGAGGTCGTGGCCCTGCTGAGCGAGGAGCCGCCGCACGAGTACGGGGACGACCTCGCGGGGGCCCTGCGGGCCGCGCGGCGCGGCGGTGACGCCTACGCGGGCCGGTGGCGCGCGGAGGTGCGCCGGCTGCGGGCCCTGGCCGAGGAGGCCGGGGAAGACACCGACCGGGCGGGCGCGCCGGACCGCGGGGACGGCGCGCCGGACCGCGGGGACGGCGGGGCGGGCCGCGCCGCGGCGCCCGGTGACCGGACGAGCGAGGGCGAGGACCGGCTCGCCGGTCTGGTCGCCGCCCTCGCCTACCCGGAGCGGGTCGCCCGCGCGGACGGCGGGTCGTATCTGATGGTGTCGGGGACGCGGGCCGAGCCGGATGAGGGCACGGCGTTGCGGGGCGCGCCGTGGATCGCCGTCGCGGTGGCCGACCGGCCCGTCGGGCGGGGGCACGCGCGCGTGCGGCTCGCGGCGGTTGTCGACGAGGACATCGCGCGGCGGGCGGCGGGGGCGCTGCTCACCGAGGGGGACGAGATCCGGTGGGCCGACGGGGACGTCGTCGCCCGGCGCGTGGAGCGGCTGGGCGCGGTGGAGCTCGCCGTACGGCCGCCGGCGGAGCCCGCCCCCGCTCTCGTGCGGCGGGCGCTGCTCGACGGGTTGCGGCGGGAGGGGTTCGGGCTGCTGCGCTGGTCCCGGGAGGCCGGGGTGCTGCGGCAGCGGCTGGCGTTTCTGCGGCTGCACCTGGGCGAGCCCTGGCCCGACGTGTCCGACGACGCGCTGCACGCGCGCGTGGACGAGTGGCTGGAGCCGGAACTGGGCCGGGCCCGGCGGCGCGCGGATCTGGCGCGGATCGACGCCGGGGCGTGTCTGGCCCGGCTGCTGCCCTGGGCGTCGGGTGAGGCCGCGCGGCTGGACGAACTGGCCCCGGAGCGGATCACGGTGCCGAGCGGGTCGGCCGTACGGGTCGACTACGCGGATCCGGAGCGGCCGGTGCTGGCGGTGAAGCTGCAGGAGATGTTCGGGCTGCAGGAGTCGCCGCGGGTGGCCGGGGTGCCGCTGCTGGTGCATCTGCTCTCGCCCGCCGGACGCCCGGCAGCGGTCACCGCCGACCTCGCCTCCTTCTGGAAGGACGGCTACCGGGGCGTCCGCGCGGAGCTGCGCGGCCGGTACCCGAAGCATCCGTGGCCGGAGGACCCGGCCACGGCGGAGCCGACCCGGCACACCACCGCGCGGCTGAGGCGATGA